A window of Flavobacterium flavigenum contains these coding sequences:
- a CDS encoding DUF2182 domain-containing protein, which translates to MALSQNKRITINMVIISIFVWTLLLVNPGHIMAMKYCHVFASCPSATSFQMLLEMKLFSSQLIGWALMVIAMMLPKLILPIQFIYQQSFKRYRILCALFFVFGYLLVWMIVGVFMIEIIMGVNLLLPMSYIPALVLFGIVVIWEISPIKQRFLNLGHNHRILSAFGWKAFRDSFFFGLTHGVWCIGSGWALMLFPMLLPKGHNLAMLIVTFVMISEHLEYPRFPQWLFVPRMKLLKIIIVQTKIRLMNF; encoded by the coding sequence ATGGCACTTTCACAAAATAAGCGCATTACAATTAATATGGTAATTATCAGCATTTTTGTCTGGACACTACTTTTGGTAAACCCCGGACATATTATGGCAATGAAATACTGTCATGTCTTTGCTTCATGTCCCTCTGCAACATCATTTCAGATGTTGCTTGAGATGAAGCTTTTTTCATCGCAATTAATTGGCTGGGCACTTATGGTAATTGCAATGATGCTTCCTAAATTAATTCTGCCCATTCAGTTTATTTACCAGCAGAGCTTCAAACGCTATCGCATCTTGTGTGCTTTGTTTTTTGTGTTTGGTTATCTGCTAGTATGGATGATTGTTGGTGTTTTTATGATAGAAATTATAATGGGGGTTAACCTTTTATTGCCCATGTCTTATATCCCTGCATTAGTATTGTTTGGTATTGTAGTAATATGGGAAATTTCACCAATTAAACAGCGGTTTTTGAACCTAGGTCATAATCATCGAATTTTGTCAGCATTTGGATGGAAAGCTTTTCGCGATTCTTTCTTTTTTGGGCTTACCCATGGTGTTTGGTGCATTGGTTCTGGATGGGCATTGATGTTATTTCCTATGCTTTTACCAAAAGGACACAATTTAGCGATGCTAATTGTAACTTTTGTTATGATTAGTGAGCACCTGGAATACCCAAGATTCCCTCAATGGCTTTTTGTCCCCAGAATGAAATTATTAAAAATTATTATAGTGCAAACAAAAATCAGACTGATGAACTTTTGA
- a CDS encoding tyrosinase family protein translates to MNSFIRKWVDQQNVLITITGSKTSISVTYSNGRGPFQGTVSTSNPSVITVNFTDDGGNKTGTLSSNNAEINWDNGTTWKQLVYLRKNAWDDNNGGQFIDKSGNYTDLYWYAKAVQVMQSRPVSDPTSWWFYAAIHGELLLPKSLYSKPYEYLNWVNIKYIGTAANLSTLPSGTLTNIFWDQCQHGTWFFPPWHRGYLVALENILRSIIAELNGPSDWSLPYWNYLSQSTIYTESNIPPAFTLTVLPDNTPNPLYVPERYGSGVQVGNGENSANDQCQWDTIYSEGSAPSTLGPGDLNGYFYGGGETGFSHSGSETGDLEQNPHNFVHGMVGGRNAARQIGLMGVPATAGLDPIFFLHHSNIDRMWDAWNVTGKNSNPTQPDWLVGPTANGNSQFAMPLDANGTAWYYTPADVQTTNDLKYNGTYYSYTYSDLSLTSYDTIQPGSLKENLSLRLNKLGATNLETGIKMGNKQNKELVGASSGSVTLKDKETKMTVQLDNTAWKSVKNSLLKASVSNVPDEVYLQLEGVKGGEDSNFLSLYVNQKFIKSVSLFGVLDASMKNTAHGDSGLTFKFNITSVIDELHLDSALDINSLDVQIKSKDAPLDGNEITVERIGIYRSGQ, encoded by the coding sequence ATGAATTCATTTATCAGAAAGTGGGTAGATCAACAAAATGTGTTAATCACAATTACCGGATCTAAAACTAGCATTAGCGTAACTTATAGTAACGGGCGTGGTCCTTTTCAGGGCACTGTAAGCACTTCTAATCCATCAGTAATTACCGTAAACTTTACAGATGACGGGGGAAATAAAACCGGTACACTGTCTAGTAACAATGCTGAGATAAATTGGGATAACGGGACTACTTGGAAGCAGTTAGTTTATTTAAGAAAAAATGCTTGGGATGACAACAACGGCGGGCAATTTATAGACAAGTCCGGTAATTATACCGATCTTTACTGGTATGCAAAAGCTGTACAGGTAATGCAGTCCCGCCCCGTAAGCGATCCTACAAGCTGGTGGTTTTATGCTGCAATTCACGGAGAATTATTATTACCAAAATCGTTATATTCAAAGCCATACGAATATTTAAACTGGGTCAATATTAAATACATAGGAACCGCTGCAAATTTAAGCACGCTTCCATCTGGTACATTAACAAATATTTTTTGGGACCAATGTCAGCACGGTACTTGGTTTTTTCCTCCTTGGCACAGGGGATATTTGGTAGCACTCGAAAATATTCTTCGTAGCATTATAGCTGAATTAAATGGTCCTTCGGACTGGTCATTGCCTTATTGGAATTATCTAAGCCAATCTACGATCTATACAGAATCGAATATTCCTCCAGCATTTACACTTACTGTTTTACCAGATAACACACCAAATCCTTTATATGTACCTGAACGTTATGGGTCTGGTGTACAAGTAGGTAATGGAGAAAATTCAGCAAATGATCAATGCCAATGGGATACTATTTATAGTGAAGGATCTGCTCCTTCAACACTTGGGCCAGGCGATTTAAATGGTTATTTTTATGGCGGGGGGGAAACTGGATTTTCACATAGTGGTTCAGAAACCGGAGATCTTGAGCAGAATCCCCATAATTTTGTTCACGGTATGGTAGGCGGACGAAATGCTGCAAGACAAATAGGTTTGATGGGGGTGCCGGCAACAGCAGGTCTCGACCCTATATTTTTCTTACATCATTCTAATATTGACCGTATGTGGGATGCCTGGAATGTAACCGGAAAAAACAGTAATCCAACGCAACCAGATTGGCTGGTTGGGCCAACAGCCAATGGTAATTCACAATTTGCTATGCCATTAGATGCAAACGGTACTGCCTGGTATTATACACCTGCAGATGTTCAGACTACAAATGATTTGAAGTATAACGGGACATATTATTCTTATACCTATAGTGATCTGTCTTTAACTTCTTATGACACCATTCAGCCGGGTTCTTTAAAAGAGAATTTATCTCTTAGATTAAATAAACTTGGGGCAACAAATTTAGAAACAGGAATTAAGATGGGCAATAAACAAAATAAGGAATTAGTAGGAGCAAGTAGTGGTTCAGTTACTTTAAAGGATAAAGAAACCAAAATGACTGTTCAATTAGATAACACCGCATGGAAATCTGTAAAAAACAGTCTTTTAAAAGCTTCTGTTTCTAATGTTCCTGATGAGGTGTATCTCCAGCTGGAAGGAGTAAAAGGAGGCGAAGATTCTAATTTTCTTTCCCTTTATGTAAATCAAAAATTCATCAAGTCTGTTTCTCTTTTTGGAGTCCTTGATGCCTCCATGAAAAATACTGCTCATGGTGATTCAGGACTTACTTTTAAGTTCAATATCACAAGTGTTATTGACGAATTGCATCTTGATAGTGCCCTTGATATTAATTCACTGGATGTCCAGATAAAGAGTAAAGATGCTCCTCTTGACGGGAATGAAATCACAGTAGAACGAATAGGAATTTACCGTTCAGGGCAATAA